From a region of the Syngnathus scovelli strain Florida chromosome 19, RoL_Ssco_1.2, whole genome shotgun sequence genome:
- the flot1a gene encoding flotillin-1a has product MFYTCGPNEAMVVSGFCRSPPLMIAGGRVFVVPCIQKLQRISLNTLTLNVKSDKVYTRHGVPISVTGIAQMKIQGQNKQMLAAACQMFMGKSEAEIAHIALETLEGHQRAIIAHLTVEEIYKDRKKFSEHVFKVASSDLLNMGISVVSYTLKDVHDDQDYLHSLGKARTAQVQKDARIGEALNKKDSVIREAHAMQEKVSAQYKNEIDMAKAQRDYELKKAAYDMEVNTKKAESEMAYQLQVAKTKQRIEEERMQVQVVERSQQITLQEQEITRKEKELEAKVKKPAEAEKYRLEKLAEAQRLKMIMEAEAEAESIRMKGEAEAYAVEAKGRAEAEQMAKKAEAFQQYGAGAMVDMLLEKLPLMAEEISKPLCEANKVTMISSGGDVGAAKLSGEVLDIMARLPDTLEKLTGVNIAQVSARSG; this is encoded by the exons ATGTTCTACACTTGTGGGCCCAATGAAGCAATGGTGGTGTCTG GCTTCTGTCGCTCCCCTCCGCTGATGATCGCCGGAGGCCGAGTCTTCGTCGTCCCCTGTATTCAGAAGCTGCAGAG GATCTCCCTGAACACCCTGACCCTAAACGTCAAGAGCGACAAAGTGTACACCCGCCACGGCGTGCCCATCTCCGTCACGGGCATCGCTCAG ATGAAGATCCAGGGTCAAAACAAGCAGATGCTGGCCGCCGCCTGCCAGATGTTCATGGGCAAATCAGAGGCGGAGATCGCGCACATCGCCTTGGAGACGTTGGAGGGACACCAAAGGGCCATCATTGCTCACCTGACTGTGGAG GAGATCTACAAGGACCGTAAGAAGTTCTCGGAGCACGTCTTCAAAGTGGCGTCGTCCGACCTTCTCAACATGGGCATCAGCGTGGTCAGCTACACGCTTAAAGACGTGCACGACGACCAG GATTACCTGCACTCCTTGGGGAAGGCTCGCACGGCGCAGGTGCAAAAAGACGCTCGCATCGGCGAGGCGCTCAACAAGAAGGACTCCGTCATCAGG GAGGCGCACGCCATGCAGGAGAAGGTGTCGGCGCAGTACAAGAACGAGATCGACATGGCTAAGGCGCAGCGCGACTACGAGCTGAAGAAGGCGGCGTACGACATGGAGGTGAACACCAAGAAGGCTGAGTCGGAGATGGCCTACCAGCTGCAGGTGGCCAAGACCAAGCAGCGCATCGAGGAGGAACGCATGCAGGTGCAGGTGGTGGAGCGCAGCCAGCAGATCACGCTGCAGGAGCAGGAAATCACACGAAAGGAGAAGGAGCTGGAGGCCAAGGTCAAGAAACCCGCTGAGGCTGAGAAGTACCGACTGGAGAAGCTGGCCGAGGCCCAGCG tctcAAGATGATCATGGAGGCGGAAGCCGAGGCTGAGTCCatcagg ATGAAGGGCGAGGCGGAGGCATACGCCGTGGAGGCCAAAGGTCGCGCTGAGGCGGAGCAGATGGCCAAGAAGGCGGAGGCCTTCCAGCAGTACGGCGCTGGCGCCATGGTGGACATGTTACTGGAGAAACTGCCTCTG ATGGCGGAAGAGATCAGCAAGCCCCTGTGCGAAGCCAACAAAGTGACCATGATATCCAGCGGAGGCGATGTGGGGGCCGCCAAACTGTCCGGGGAGGTTCTGGACATCATGGCCCGCCTCCCCGACACGCTGGAAAAACTGACCGGTGTCAACATCGCCCAG GTGAGCGCCCGTAGTGGATGA